From a single Cotesia glomerata isolate CgM1 linkage group LG6, MPM_Cglom_v2.3, whole genome shotgun sequence genomic region:
- the LOC123267339 gene encoding trypsin-like produces MSLKLVIVFTYVVSISALSLPTSQYDVVQDPIEFNENATNTAIIKEEIPGWHVSVRIRNVHYCNGAIIHNNWVVTSAQCIFNCDSMKSMVTVQSMTPKTNNSTNIHKVIKYIMHEGFKLNECNLPINDIGLLQIENSFFFYGPVPAKIIKISSPVTVPSDTKMDVSGWEYGVINNKAAEMGKVDQWMTIGNQQCLAYYYSLNVMLTSQFCAVYTQQTVENPCSFVDLGSPMVLDGRLVGIKSWKMNCTLFPHSPTMFTNVRVYYDWIRAKVGNAVSL; encoded by the exons ATGTCACTGAAGTTAGTGATTGTCTTCACGTACGTCGTTTCCATCAGTG CATTATCACTTCCTACGAGTCAATATGACGTGGTGCAAGACCCCATTGAATTTAACGAAAACGCAACTAATACTGCaattataaaagaagaaatacccGGTTGGCACGTAAGCGTAAGAATCCGGAACGTCCATTATTGCAACGGAGCTATAATCCACAATAACTGGGTGGTAACTTCAGCTCAGTGTATTTTTAATTGCGACTCAATGAAGTCAATGGTCACAGTTCAGTCCATGACTCCCAAAACCAACAACAGTACCAATATCCACAAAGTCATAAAATACATAATGCACGAAGGCTTTAAATTAAACGAGTGCAACTTGCCGATCAATGACATTGGACTTCTGCAAATAGAAAATAGCTTCTTTTTCTACGGACCAGTTCctgcaaaaataataaaaatctccAGTCCAGTGACTGTGCCATCTGATACAAAGATGGATGTTTCGGGTTGGGAATACGGTGTCATCAACAACAAAGCTGCAGAAATGGGAAAAGTTGACCAATGGATGACCATCGGCAACCAACAGTGCCTTGCATATTACTACTCTTTGAATGTGATGCTCACTAGTCAATTTTGTGCGGTTTATACTCAACAAACTGTGGAAAATCCTTGCAGCTTTGTTGATCTTGGAAGCCCAATGGTCTTGGATGGTCGTCTGGTGGGCATCAAGTCCTGGAAAATGAATTGTACACTGTTTCCTCATTCTCCGACGATGTTTACCAATGTTAGAGTTTACTATGATTGGATTAGAGCCAAAGTGGGAAATGCTGTTAGTttgtaa